A stretch of Malus sylvestris chromosome 11, drMalSylv7.2, whole genome shotgun sequence DNA encodes these proteins:
- the LOC126588603 gene encoding uncharacterized protein LOC126588603, producing the protein MSSSSATALTATRRLKWQYPPPQPTPRILHLPRRPRRRAPKSVRGGKPNSGEAKKDHKGKLEALFDQERAFSRTHLPVVLLECGDGEERERRRERVREGEDDDGGVGVVEEERWRFQAEMLRAECNLLRMEKEIAVKKMERTKVKMERTLKSAVHTLVSGRKKICDGKNISMVLEEEIQHLAEKLEKLQRNLGVKDSEVRKNSSNFDKQAYLLQRQLQKFRRTSDEICVKEIQEMAEASLSIKTSSRVYENSVSSGKCNVEILRRKMEGLSKGMLLEKMEEEYGSMLSTANSSVASSASSSQRIESENLSSPLVQQFHREKESREEDVCSGRCKAIVRRIVEQVRVETEQWSQMQEILGQVREEMEELKTSRDFWEDRALDSDYQIQSLCSAVQEWRQKAVSAVSKTRELQAQVSTLHGELDRLRNEESTRVMRANSSPLIPRNPQNVMEKRVLICHLKENQLAKEDSRKQMVGLTDGRNKPDTRTNRTTIVPKRSPFRDMGNTSFAARQNPKAVFPLHCHPPSKT; encoded by the exons ATGTCATCCTCCTCTGCAACTGCATTAACAGCAACAAGAAGGCTAAAATGGCAGTATCCACCACCCCAACCAACCCCAAGAATCCTCCACCTCCCGCGGAGGCCACGCCGGAGAGCTCCCAAGAGCGTCCGTGGTGGAAAACCCAATTCAGGGGAGGCCAAGAAGGACCACAAGGGAAAGCTGGAGGCTCTGTTCGATCAAGAGAGAGCGTTTTCGAGAACCCATTTGCCGGTTGTGCTTCTTGAGTGTGGGGatggggaggagagagagaggaggagagagagggttaGAGAGGGGGAGgatgatgatggtggtgttgGCGTGGTGGAGGAGGAGAGGTGGAGGTTTCAGGCTGAGATGTTGAGGGCGGAGTGTAATTTGTTGAGGATGGAGAAGGAGATTGCTGTTAAGAAAATGGAGAGGACCAAGGTTAAGATGGAGAGGACTCTTAAATCTGCTGTGCACACTCTTGTTTCT GGGCGAAAGAAGATTTGTGACGGAAAGAATATTAGTATGGTATTGGAGGAAGAGATTCAACACTTGGCAGAGAAACTAGAGAAGTTGCAAAGAAATTTAGGTGTTAAGGATTCGGAGGTTCGGAAGAACTCTAGTAATTTTGATAAACAAGCCTATCTTCTCCAAAGACAGCTTCAGAAGTTTAGGAGGACATCAGATGAGATATGTGTGAAGGAGATCCAAGAGATGGCAGAAGCAAGCCTGTCGATCAAAACAAGCTCTCGAGTATATGAGAACTCGGTTTCAAGTGGCAAATGCAAT GTGGAGATTCTGAGAAGGAAAATGGAGGGATTGTCGAAAGGGATGTTATTAGagaagatggaggaagagtatgGTTCAATGCTGTCTACAGCCAATAGTTCAGTTGCCAGTTCTGCCTCTTCTTCCCAGAGAATTGAATCCGAAAATTTGTCCTCTCCCTTGGTACAGCAATTTCATAGG GAGAAAGAGTCTCGTGAAGAGGATGTGTGCTCAGGACGTTGCAAGGCAATAGTTCGAAGAATTGTAGAGCAAGTACGAGTAGAGACAGAGCAATGGTCTCAGATGCAGGAGATACTGGGGCAGGTGAGGGAGGAGATGGAAGAATTGAAGACTTCTCGGGACTTTTGGGAAGATAGGGCTCTAGATTCTGATTATCAGATCCAATCCTTATGCTCCGCT GTGCAAGAATGGAGACAGAAAGCTGTTTCAGCTGTGAGCAAAACAAGGGAGTTACAAGCACAAGTGTCAACGCTCCACGGAGAGCTTGACAGGTTGAGGAATGAAGAAAGCACAAGAGTAATGAGGGCCAACAGCTCGCCACTTATTCCCCGAAATCCACAGAATGTAATGGAAAAGCGGGTACTGATATGTCATTTGAAGGAAAATCAGCTTGCCAAAGAAGACAGCCGCAAGCAAATGGTGGGTTTAACAGATGGAAGAAATAAACCAGACACACGCACAAACAGAACAACTATTGTGCCGAAGAGATCACCGTTTCGAGACATGGGAAACACCTCATTTGCTGCCAGGCAGAACCCCAAAGCAGTCTTCCCTCTGCATTGTCATCCACCTTCCAAAACATAG